The following is a genomic window from Candidatus Methylomirabilota bacterium.
GTCGAGGTGGATCTTCCCCTCGAGGGCGAGCAACTGCTCGATCTTCTTCTGGCGGAGGAATTCAGATATCGCGAGGTGAATGGCCCCGGTTTTCGTCTTGACGCCGGTGACCGCGAGGAGCTCTTTGACCAGCTTTTCGTCGAGGTCCAATGTGGTGCGCACGGAATGCACCTCCTTTCTATGCAT
Proteins encoded in this region:
- a CDS encoding type II toxin-antitoxin system VapB family antitoxin is translated as MHRKEVHSVRTTLDLDEKLVKELLAVTGVKTKTGAIHLAISEFLRQKKIEQLLALEGKIHLDLDWRELEERELKAQEKRERQWRDRR